The Streptomyces tubercidicus DNA segment CGGCACCACCTTCGCCGCCTTCCTGGCGCGCGATGACGTCCGTGACGCGCTGATCCACCCCGGCGGTCTCACCCTCGACGAACTCCCCGCAGGCACCCGGATCGGCACCTCGTCCGTCCGCCGGATCGCCCAGCTCGCCGCCTCCCACCCGCAGCTCCAGTGTGTACCGATGCGCGGCAACGCCAACCGTCGGATGGAGAAGCTCGCAGCCGGTGAGGCGGACGCACTGCTGCTGGCCGTCTCCGGCCTGGAGCGCATCGGCCGCACGGACGTGATCACCCAGATCCTCTCCGCGGACGAGATGTGCCCACCCGTCGGCGCGGGCGTGCTGGCCCTCCAGTGCCGTGAGGACGACACCCAGACCATCGACGCCGTCAGCGGCCTGGGACACCCGCAGACGTTCCAGGAGACGACCGCCGAACGCATGCTGCTGCACGTCCTGCAGGGCCACTGCAACAGCCCGATCGCCGGCTACGCCAAAACGGACCGACGCGGCGAACTGTCCCTGCGGGCCTGTGTCTTCACCCCGGACGGCAAGACGGTCCTCAACGCGCACGAATGGGCCGGCCCGCTGACTCCGGAGACGCTCGGTACGTCCGTGGCTGTCGCTCTGCTGCGGCAGGGGGCACGCGAACTGATTGACGGCATCGCGCACTGAGGGGCGCGTGTCCGGGGCCCCGGCCCGGCCCTCGGCGACGCACCGGTCGTCCCTCAGCGATTCCCGAAGGCACCGCCGCCGCCAAGCCACGCCTGGAGAACACGCCAACAGGCGCCACACGCAACAGCGTTGCCCCGGGGCGCGGCCAATAGGCAGCTCGGACTCCCGCGCGGGCAGTCGGGTTCATCGCCGCCGGGTGGCACCGTCCCCGGGCAGGCCGACGTCGTTCTCCCAGGGCACGACAACGACCTGCACCTCGTCCTCGTAGACCACCCTCCCGGGGGCCGTGGACTCGACCCGTTCGCAGGCCACTTCATGGGCGGCCAGGATCTCCAGGTAGCCGTCGACCCGTTCGATGAGATGCCTGGCGGTGGTGGCCTTGAACCATGCCACCGCCCCCGGGTTCAGGTCGGGGTCGTAGACGTTGGGGTCGGTGTGTGACGGATTGGGATAGTTGGCGTCGTACCAATCGTTGCCGGCGCGCCAGAAGCGGTACTGCTCATCGCTGAGTTTGCCCTCCCGTGCAAGGCCATTGGCGAGCGCGAAAACGCCGGGGAAGTGGCCTCGCGGGCCGCGTGTGGTCCCCTGGAAACGCACGTATGAAGCCGCCGCACTCATGAGTCGCCTCCTGCTGATGTGTCGATGGGGATGTGGTCCGGGAGCTGTCCGGTGGGTGCTCCGGGACCGGACCCTAGGCCGATTCGAGGCCGATCGGGGCCGGGCGGCGTGCTTCGCTTCCGTGACATCGCTGGTCTCGGGCTCTGGGATGATCTTTTGCGTGCTCGCCGCGCACATGACACGATGTCCAGCGCCGCACGGGGGAGCGGCGCATGTGTGGGGACAACCTCCCTTTGCGCACCGCGATTTCCACCGTGGTGCTCCCTTCTTCCCAGGGCGGCGAGAACCTACCAAGCCGCAGCACACAGAATCACAAGGGAACGGGAACAGACATGACGACCTCCACACCCACCTCCAGCCCCACGCCGATCTATGAAGAGCTCGTCGAGGAGCACGGGGATATTCTCGCCGAAGCCCGCGCGGCCGCCGAGCGTTCGCAGCTGACGGCATCCCAGGCGCTGGACTGGAGTGATCTGCGCCGCCGCGACTGATATCCGCTCGGTTGCCAACGGCAGTAATTGCCGGATCCGTCGGGTCTGCCGGATCTGCCGGATCAGTCACTTCCAGGGAAAGCGTCCACCAGCCGCGGCGGTGCCGCTTGTTTCCAGGAATCCACAAGGATGTCGCGCAGCTCGGTGATGTCCTCCAGCGCCGCCAGTCGCACTCGCACCCAATGGGAGCTTGCCTCGTGCGGCGGTACCCAGAACTTTTCCGGTTCCGCTGCGATCAGCTCCTTCCGCTCGTGAATGGGGCATCTCACGGCGAATGACGTCTCATCGTCGGGGATCGTGATGAACATCTTCCCGGCGACCCGGAAGGTGGGCATCTCCCAGGCTTCTTTCTCCACTGTCTCGGGCAGGGAGAGGGCGATACGGCGGACGTCAGCGGAATCGATCACGGCCACCACTGTAGACGCGCGACGAACAGGGCGAACAGATATTCCCCGGGGCCGCCGCGATCGCCGCCGCGTACGCGAAGCCTCGCCGAGGCCCGCGCCCTGACCTGCTCAGGGGGCGGAGTGCGTCCCCTTGTCCCGGATCAGATTCTCGACGTGGTCGAAGCGCTCGTGCAGCGTATGCAGCTCCGAACGCAGTGCCTCCGCGTCCTCGCGGGCATGGCTCCCCACTGTTTTGCTCAGGCGAATCATGTCCTGCTCCGCGCGGCCCACGAACCAGGTGGCGAGGGCCGCGGTGATGACCCCGAATGCCGTAATGGCGCTGAGCATCAACAGGGATGCGATGACGCGGCCCCACAGCGTGACGGGATAGAAATCGCCGTAACCCACGGTGGTCGCTGTCTCGATCGACCACCACAACGCCTTTGGATACGACGTGATATTGGCGTGTGGCGCACCGGATTCCGCGACCCCGACCAGTGCGGCACCCGCAAGGAGTACCGCGGTCATGACCACGGTGACCCAGAGCGCCGCTTGTGCGTGCAGCCGCCGCCAGACCTCATTTCGGAAGAGGCGATTCAGTACGGACACGAGAAACGACGGCACCAACGGGCGTCACCTTCCACTGCGGCCTGGCGGGCAACTGGCCTTCCGCCATCGCTGACATTAAACGCCCTGGCGTGGTGTGGCCGGTGGATCGCCATGGACGGCATGCAGATAGAGCGCCAGAGTGTCGACCGTGAAGTACGAGCTGTAGGAGACGTCCGGGAAATCGCCGCCCGTGTGGTAACCACCAATGACGCCGATCAGGGCATAACCGGTGAAGTCCCGCACCAGGAATGGTCCGCCGGAGGTGCCGCCGATATAGCCCGCGCAGGAAATCTCCAGGAAATCGCCGGGGGCGGCCGGATCGGTGCTGGTGTAGCGGTGGGTGGAGGAGGTGCAGTCGAGCGGTTTGGGATGGGTGGTGTCCTTGCTACCGGGGTAGCCGATGAGCCGTACGTTCCGGTGGCCATAGCCCGGGTACGGCAGGAGGTCGAAGCCGCCGGTCACCTCCTCCACCTCGGCACCGTCTTCCCGCGCGCCGAGCCGCACGACCGCGTAGTCCCAGCGGGCGCCCGCGTTCGTTCCGAGGTCGTAGTACCGCTGGTCGAGGTAGATGCGCTCGACGGGGTAGATCCCGTGCGGCTTCAGCCCGTCGTGATATTGCGGGACGAAGGACAGGTGGCGCTTGGGGTCGGGGGAGCGCAGGCAGTGGGCGGCGCTGACCACCAGGTCGCGGTGCGGGCTGCGCACGACCGTGCCGCCGCAGAACCGGCCGGTGTTGCTGCCGTCCGTCCAGAAGAACGTCCCCACCTGTGGGAGGCCGTCGAAGGGGTGGCTCGGCGGGGTGGGCGGGGGCGGCGCCGGGGTGGTCGTGGGGCGCGGCGCCCCGGTGGTCTTGCTCGCGGGGGCGGGTCGCGCTGCTCGCATCCGCTGCGGAGTCCAGTACGTGTCGGCGGGCTCGGCAGCATCGGCGGCGTGGGAGGGCCGGGCGTCGAGGCGTAACCCGTGGCCGTGCTCGTAGCCGTACCCCTGCCCGTGGCCATGCCCGTTCCGGGCAGGTGCCGCGTCCGCCGGCAGTGCCGGGGCGAGGGTGGACGACACTCCGAGCAGCAGCGCGGTGAGCAGCAGGGTGAGACGGCCGCGTACAGCATTCGGTCTGCTCATGATCCGGTTCCTCCCGAGGGTCGGCGTACGGAACGAGAGACGTGCGCGAGGCGGGCGTGCCATGGTCCTACGGACGGGGAGCGCAGGGCGAGAGGCCGGGCCGAAATGTGTGGCATGCCGTCACGAGCTCACGAGCTCACGAGCTCACGAGCTCACGAGCTCACGAGCTCACGAGCTGCGGCCGAGGCGGCGCCAAGGGCCGTGATGAAGCCGGGGGCGCAGTCGGTTACGTCACGGACCGCAGACAGTGGGATCCAGAGTGCGTTTCATCAGGGCACCCGCCCCACCGGGCCCGCCTGGTACGCGACCCCGACGGTCGCCTACGCGGTGGAACTCGGGGCCTCGGTGCAGCCGGCCGAGGCGTATGTCCGTTACGAGCACGGCGCCTACCTGGATGCCTGGTACACCCGGCTGCGCGATGCGTACATGGCCACCATGGCGGATCTCGGCGTCACCACCGGTATGCCGGACGACGCGTTCCTCGCCGCCATGGCCCGCCACAAGGACCTCGATCGGGACAGGCCGCCGTATTGTCGGCCATCAAGTCGTCCGTCAAGGGCGGCATCGGCAAGCTCCGTGAGCGGCCGCAGGGCATCGGCTTCCAGTACGGTGAGCGGTGGCCTGCCCTGGAGCGGCCGACCTGAGGCCCGCACATCCGGGCGGAATTGATCGGCAAGTCCCGCACCAACATGCACCGCAAACGCCTCTTCGACGCCCAAGCCGCCGGAGCGTCGGAACAACAGCTGCAGAACATCGCCGCGAAGGGCCTTCAGGAGATCTACTTCAAGGACCGCGGACGGCGGGCCGACGGCCTCCAGGTGGAGTTCACCGATATCGATTACGTGGAGATGGACTTCTAGCGCCCTGCGCTCTTGCTGTGGGTAGTTGAGCGCATGGAGTTGCCACCACCGTGGCGACCGCCAGCGGCGGTCGGCTCGAAACGCTCGCGCTGACGGACCCCGACGTCCAGCGATGGCGTCGGCAGAGCATGG contains these protein-coding regions:
- a CDS encoding trypsin-like serine peptidase gives rise to the protein MSRPNAVRGRLTLLLTALLLGVSSTLAPALPADAAPARNGHGHGQGYGYEHGHGLRLDARPSHAADAAEPADTYWTPQRMRAARPAPASKTTGAPRPTTTPAPPPPTPPSHPFDGLPQVGTFFWTDGSNTGRFCGGTVVRSPHRDLVVSAAHCLRSPDPKRHLSFVPQYHDGLKPHGIYPVERIYLDQRYYDLGTNAGARWDYAVVRLGAREDGAEVEEVTGGFDLLPYPGYGHRNVRLIGYPGSKDTTHPKPLDCTSSTHRYTSTDPAAPGDFLEISCAGYIGGTSGGPFLVRDFTGYALIGVIGGYHTGGDFPDVSYSSYFTVDTLALYLHAVHGDPPATPRQGV
- a CDS encoding MmcQ/YjbR family DNA-binding protein gives rise to the protein MIDSADVRRIALSLPETVEKEAWEMPTFRVAGKMFITIPDDETSFAVRCPIHERKELIAAEPEKFWVPPHEASSHWVRVRLAALEDITELRDILVDSWKQAAPPRLVDAFPGSD
- the hemC gene encoding hydroxymethylbilane synthase — translated: MSAPELIRIVSRDSPMALAQVERVRAELGALHPGIATEVIPVKTTGDRWMGALSQVEGKGAFTKEVDAALLAGDADLAVHCVKDIPGDRPLPAGTTFAAFLARDDVRDALIHPGGLTLDELPAGTRIGTSSVRRIAQLAASHPQLQCVPMRGNANRRMEKLAAGEADALLLAVSGLERIGRTDVITQILSADEMCPPVGAGVLALQCREDDTQTIDAVSGLGHPQTFQETTAERMLLHVLQGHCNSPIAGYAKTDRRGELSLRACVFTPDGKTVLNAHEWAGPLTPETLGTSVAVALLRQGARELIDGIAH
- a CDS encoding potassium channel family protein, which codes for MVPSFLVSVLNRLFRNEVWRRLHAQAALWVTVVMTAVLLAGAALVGVAESGAPHANITSYPKALWWSIETATTVGYGDFYPVTLWGRVIASLLMLSAITAFGVITAALATWFVGRAEQDMIRLSKTVGSHAREDAEALRSELHTLHERFDHVENLIRDKGTHSAP